A genomic window from Sporosarcina sp. Marseille-Q4063 includes:
- the rpoB gene encoding DNA-directed RNA polymerase subunit beta: MNELTGHLVQYGQHRQRRSFARISEVLELPNLIEIQTASYGWFLEEGLREMFRDISPIEDFTGNLQLEFVDYHLEDPKYPMDESKERDVTYAAPLRVKVRLHNKETEEVKEQDVFMGDFPLMTENGTFIINGAERVIVSQLVRSPSVYYNAKIDKNGKRGFGATVIPNRGAWLEYEIDARDVVHVRIDRTRKLPISVLVRALGFSTDEEIIDLIGDNEYLRNTLERDNTETTEKALLEIYERLRPGEPPTLDSARSLLFSRFFDPKRYDLADVGRYKMNKKLDIQNRLFGQTVAETLVDPETGEILLEEGAVIDRRALNTLLPHLEKGIGFREITHAEGVLDEPTVIQSIKVYAPNPNGDEPQAINVISNAYIDDSIKNVTPADILASVSYFFNLLHGVGNTDDIDHLGNRRLRSVGELLQNQFRIGLSRMERVVKERMSINDTSSIVPQQLINIRPVIASIKEFFGSSQLSQFMGQTNPLEELTHKRRLSALGPGGLTRERAGMEVRDVHYSHYGRMCPIETPEGPNIGLINSLSTYAKVNKFGFIETPYRKVDPDSGRVTEQIDYLTADVEDNFVVAQANAPLNEDGSFVNEGVVGRFQGDNTVFKREQIDYMDVSPKQVVSVATACIPFLENDDSNRALMGANMQRQAVPLLNPQSPVVGTGMEHVSARDSGAAVLATHTGIVEHVEAKEIRVRRIETIDGKEVQGDLTTFRLDNFIRSNQGTCYNQRPIVSVGDRVEPNYILADGPSMERGELALGRNVLTAFMTWDGFNYEDAIIMSERLVKDDDYTSVHIEEYESEARDTKLGPEEITRDIPNVGEEALRHLDDRGIIRIGAEVRDGDILVGKVTPKGVTELTAEERLLHAIFGEKAREVRDTSLRVPHGAGGIVLDVKVFNREDGDELPPGVNQLVRAYIVQKRKISVGDKMAGRHGNKGVISRILPESDMPFLPDGTPIDVMLNPLGVPSRMNIGQVLEMHLGMASRELGIHMATPVFDGANEEDVWLTMEEAGMDRDGKTILYDGRSGEPFDNRVSVGVMYLIKLDHMVDDKLHARSTGPYSLVTQQPLGGKAQFGGQRFGEMEVWALEAYGAAYTLQEILTVKSDDVVGRVKTYEAIVKGESVPQPGIPESFKVLIKELQSLGLDVKMLSADYEEIELRNLDEDDDTQPTDALNLMKAEQ; this comes from the coding sequence GTGAATGAGTTGACAGGTCATCTAGTTCAATATGGTCAACACCGTCAGCGCAGAAGTTTCGCGCGGATTAGTGAGGTTTTAGAATTACCGAACTTAATCGAAATTCAGACGGCATCTTACGGTTGGTTCCTGGAGGAAGGTTTGCGGGAAATGTTCCGTGATATCTCTCCAATCGAAGATTTCACTGGAAATCTTCAATTAGAATTTGTCGATTATCATCTTGAGGATCCGAAATACCCTATGGATGAATCGAAAGAGCGTGATGTGACATACGCAGCACCGCTCAGAGTTAAGGTCCGCCTGCACAACAAGGAAACTGAAGAAGTGAAGGAACAGGACGTCTTCATGGGTGATTTTCCACTCATGACAGAGAACGGTACATTTATTATAAATGGTGCGGAAAGAGTTATTGTTTCTCAGCTTGTCCGTTCACCAAGTGTTTATTATAACGCAAAGATCGACAAGAACGGGAAACGTGGTTTCGGAGCGACAGTTATTCCGAACCGGGGAGCTTGGCTCGAGTATGAAATCGATGCAAGAGATGTAGTTCACGTTAGAATTGATCGGACGCGTAAGCTTCCAATTTCAGTGCTAGTACGTGCACTAGGCTTTTCAACTGATGAAGAAATTATCGATCTTATTGGCGATAATGAGTACCTACGTAACACGCTCGAAAGAGATAATACTGAAACTACAGAAAAAGCATTACTTGAAATATATGAAAGACTTCGCCCAGGTGAGCCACCAACGCTTGATAGTGCAAGAAGTCTATTGTTTTCAAGATTTTTTGATCCGAAAAGATACGACCTAGCTGATGTTGGTCGCTATAAAATGAACAAAAAACTTGATATTCAAAACCGTTTATTCGGACAAACAGTGGCAGAAACACTTGTTGATCCTGAAACAGGCGAAATTCTTCTAGAAGAAGGTGCGGTTATTGATCGCCGTGCGCTAAACACATTACTACCTCATTTGGAAAAAGGAATAGGCTTCCGTGAAATCACTCATGCGGAAGGCGTTCTTGATGAACCAACTGTAATTCAAAGCATTAAGGTATACGCGCCGAACCCAAATGGCGATGAACCACAAGCAATTAATGTCATCTCGAATGCTTATATCGACGATTCCATTAAAAATGTGACGCCTGCTGATATTCTTGCGTCAGTAAGTTATTTCTTTAACTTATTGCATGGTGTTGGAAATACAGACGATATTGATCACCTCGGTAACCGACGTCTTCGTTCTGTAGGTGAACTTTTACAAAACCAATTCCGAATCGGTCTATCCCGTATGGAACGTGTTGTAAAAGAGCGAATGTCAATTAACGATACGTCGTCTATTGTGCCACAACAATTGATTAACATTCGTCCAGTTATCGCATCTATAAAAGAATTTTTTGGCAGCTCGCAACTTTCACAATTTATGGGTCAAACGAATCCGTTGGAAGAGTTGACGCATAAACGTCGTCTTTCAGCACTTGGACCTGGTGGGTTAACACGTGAACGTGCTGGAATGGAAGTACGTGACGTGCATTATTCTCACTACGGACGGATGTGTCCGATTGAAACGCCGGAAGGTCCGAATATCGGGTTGATAAACTCGTTATCAACCTATGCGAAAGTAAATAAATTCGGTTTCATTGAGACGCCATATAGAAAAGTCGATCCTGATTCGGGTCGCGTCACTGAGCAAATTGATTATTTGACTGCCGATGTCGAGGACAACTTTGTAGTTGCCCAAGCGAACGCACCTTTAAATGAGGATGGTTCATTCGTCAATGAAGGTGTTGTCGGTCGTTTCCAAGGTGATAACACTGTATTCAAACGTGAACAAATTGACTATATGGATGTTTCACCTAAGCAAGTCGTTTCAGTAGCTACAGCATGTATTCCGTTTCTTGAGAATGATGACTCGAACCGTGCGCTCATGGGTGCGAACATGCAACGTCAAGCTGTTCCGCTTCTTAATCCTCAATCACCAGTTGTAGGTACGGGTATGGAGCACGTATCCGCACGCGATTCAGGGGCAGCAGTTCTAGCAACGCATACCGGAATCGTTGAACATGTTGAAGCGAAAGAAATCCGAGTACGTCGTATTGAAACAATAGACGGAAAAGAAGTTCAAGGTGATTTAACAACCTTCCGTTTGGACAACTTTATCCGTTCAAACCAAGGAACTTGTTACAACCAACGTCCGATTGTCAGTGTCGGAGATCGTGTTGAACCGAATTATATTCTCGCAGATGGTCCGTCAATGGAAAGAGGAGAACTTGCGCTTGGACGTAACGTTCTAACCGCGTTTATGACATGGGACGGATTCAACTATGAAGATGCGATCATCATGAGTGAACGTCTCGTGAAAGATGACGACTATACTTCAGTTCATATCGAAGAGTACGAATCAGAAGCCCGAGATACGAAACTTGGACCAGAAGAAATTACACGGGACATTCCTAACGTCGGTGAAGAAGCACTTCGTCACCTCGACGACCGCGGAATCATCCGTATTGGTGCAGAAGTTCGTGATGGTGATATTCTAGTCGGAAAAGTAACGCCAAAAGGTGTCACTGAGTTAACGGCTGAAGAGCGCCTCCTACATGCAATTTTCGGTGAGAAAGCACGTGAAGTTCGCGATACCTCACTTCGTGTACCACACGGAGCAGGTGGAATTGTTCTCGACGTGAAAGTGTTCAACCGTGAAGACGGAGATGAGCTTCCGCCGGGAGTTAACCAACTCGTTCGTGCGTACATCGTTCAAAAGCGTAAAATTTCTGTCGGAGATAAAATGGCTGGAAGACACGGAAACAAAGGTGTTATTTCACGTATTTTACCTGAATCAGATATGCCGTTCTTACCGGATGGCACGCCGATTGATGTCATGCTTAACCCATTAGGTGTTCCTTCTCGAATGAACATTGGGCAAGTGCTCGAAATGCATTTAGGAATGGCATCTAGAGAACTCGGCATTCATATGGCTACGCCGGTATTTGACGGAGCGAATGAAGAAGATGTTTGGTTGACGATGGAAGAAGCCGGAATGGACCGAGACGGGAAAACAATCCTTTATGATGGTCGTTCAGGTGAACCTTTTGATAACCGCGTATCAGTCGGGGTTATGTATTTAATTAAACTTGATCACATGGTTGACGATAAACTTCATGCTCGTTCAACAGGTCCATACTCACTTGTTACACAACAACCGCTTGGTGGTAAAGCGCAATTCGGCGGACAGCGTTTCGGAGAGATGGAAGTTTGGGCGCTTGAAGCTTATGGTGCAGCTTATACGTTGCAAGAAATTCTAACTGTGAAATCAGATGATGTTGTCGGACGTGTGAAAACGTACGAGGCGATTGTTAAAGGTGAAAGTGTTCCGCAACCGGGCATACCGGAATCGTTTAAAGTACTCATCAAAGAACTTCAAAGTTTAGGACTAGACGTTAAGATGCTTTCAGCTGATTACGAAGAAATTGAACTCCGTAACTTAGACGAAGATGATGACACGCAACCAACAGATGCCTTGAATCTAATGAAGGCAGAGCAATAA
- a CDS encoding class I SAM-dependent methyltransferase, with the protein MSEHYYSKDPTVKSQPKELFVTLRQRSFRFVTDAGVFSKGDVDFGSRLLAESFVMPEVEGDVLDVGCGYGPIGLSIAASFPERKIHMVDVNERALSLSAKNAENNSISNIEIYPSDALDDVATTGFSAILTNPPIRAGKKTVFSFYDGAFSKLKTGGELWVVIQKKQGAPSTIQHLEKLFGNAEIIVKKKGYHIIRAIKV; encoded by the coding sequence ATGTCTGAACATTATTATTCAAAAGATCCGACAGTGAAGAGTCAGCCGAAGGAATTGTTTGTCACGTTGCGGCAACGATCATTTCGCTTTGTCACGGATGCAGGTGTTTTCAGTAAGGGAGATGTGGATTTCGGTTCAAGGCTTCTTGCAGAATCATTTGTCATGCCGGAGGTCGAAGGCGATGTGCTTGATGTGGGCTGCGGCTACGGGCCGATTGGCTTATCGATAGCTGCTTCATTTCCGGAGCGAAAAATCCATATGGTTGACGTGAATGAACGAGCGTTATCGCTAAGTGCTAAAAACGCTGAGAATAATAGCATTTCGAATATCGAAATCTATCCCAGTGATGCACTGGACGATGTTGCGACTACAGGGTTTTCTGCAATATTGACGAATCCGCCCATACGTGCGGGCAAGAAAACTGTCTTTAGTTTTTACGATGGTGCATTTTCGAAATTGAAAACTGGTGGCGAATTGTGGGTTGTTATTCAGAAAAAACAAGGTGCGCCTTCTACGATTCAACATCTAGAGAAACTTTTTGGCAATGCTGAGATTATCGTGAAGAAAAAAGGTTATCATATTATTAGGGCGATTAAAGTTTGA
- the rplL gene encoding 50S ribosomal protein L7/L12, with amino-acid sequence MTIEQILDAVKEMTVLELNDLVKAIEEEFGVTAAAPVAAAGGAAGGAAEEEQSEFDVILTAAGDKKIQVIKAVREITGLGLKEAKAVVDGAPGPVKEGVAKEEAEELKAKLEEVGASVELK; translated from the coding sequence ATGACTATTGAACAAATCTTAGATGCTGTTAAAGAAATGACAGTTCTTGAACTAAACGACCTTGTAAAAGCAATTGAAGAAGAATTTGGCGTAACTGCTGCGGCACCTGTTGCTGCTGCTGGTGGAGCTGCTGGCGGAGCTGCTGAAGAAGAGCAATCAGAATTCGACGTAATTCTAACAGCTGCTGGAGACAAGAAAATCCAAGTTATCAAAGCAGTTCGTGAAATTACAGGCCTTGGCTTGAAAGAAGCTAAAGCAGTTGTAGACGGCGCACCAGGTCCGGTTAAAGAAGGCGTTGCTAAAGAAGAAGCAGAAGAACTAAAAGCTAAACTTGAAGAAGTAGGCGCATCTGTAGAACTTAAGTAA
- the rplJ gene encoding 50S ribosomal protein L10 has translation MSKVLEAKKAVVTEIEDKLKSAATVVVVDYRGLNVSQVTELRKTLRDQGIDFKVYKNSMTRRAAEAAGLEGLNEHLTGPNAIAFSDEDVVAPAKILNDFAKQNKELEIKAGVIEGALASAEEVKALAELPSREGLLSMLLSVLQAPMRNFAAITKAVADDKEGQEGA, from the coding sequence ATGAGCAAAGTATTAGAAGCGAAAAAAGCAGTTGTTACAGAAATCGAAGACAAACTAAAGTCAGCGGCTACGGTTGTTGTAGTTGACTACCGCGGTCTAAACGTAAGTCAAGTTACGGAACTTCGTAAAACGCTACGTGATCAAGGAATCGATTTCAAAGTTTATAAAAACTCAATGACTCGCCGCGCAGCTGAAGCAGCAGGACTTGAAGGGTTGAACGAACACCTAACAGGACCAAACGCGATTGCGTTTTCAGATGAAGATGTTGTTGCACCTGCAAAAATCCTTAACGATTTTGCGAAACAGAACAAAGAGCTCGAAATTAAAGCTGGTGTGATTGAAGGTGCGCTTGCATCTGCAGAAGAAGTGAAAGCATTAGCTGAACTTCCATCACGCGAAGGTTTACTTTCTATGCTACTCAGCGTTCTACAAGCGCCAATGCGCAACTTCGCTGCAATTACGAAAGCTGTTGCAGACGACAAAGAAGGACAAGAAGGAGCTTAA
- the rplA gene encoding 50S ribosomal protein L1 translates to MAKRGKKFTEAVKLVDSTKFYDVQEAIDLAKKTSTANFDATVEVAFRLGINVKKNDEQVRGAVVLPNGTGKTQKVLVFAKGEKLKEAEAAGADYAGDVEYINKIQQGWFDFDVIVATPDMMGEVGKIGRVLGPKGLMPNPRTGTVTFDVAKAVEEIKAGKVEYRADKAGIIHAPIGKVSFDNEKLVENFLTVFDTIEKAKPAASKGTYMRSVNVTTTMGPAVKIDTTSVKVQK, encoded by the coding sequence ATGGCAAAAAGAGGTAAAAAATTCACTGAAGCAGTGAAGCTTGTCGACAGCACTAAGTTTTATGACGTGCAAGAAGCAATCGATCTTGCGAAAAAAACGAGCACAGCAAACTTTGACGCAACAGTTGAAGTTGCATTCCGTCTAGGAATCAACGTAAAGAAAAATGATGAGCAAGTTCGTGGAGCAGTTGTACTGCCGAACGGTACTGGTAAAACTCAAAAAGTACTTGTTTTCGCAAAAGGCGAAAAACTTAAAGAAGCAGAAGCTGCTGGCGCAGACTATGCTGGCGATGTAGAGTACATCAACAAAATCCAGCAAGGCTGGTTCGATTTCGACGTTATCGTTGCGACTCCTGACATGATGGGTGAAGTTGGTAAGATCGGTCGCGTACTTGGACCTAAAGGACTTATGCCGAACCCGAGAACAGGAACTGTTACATTCGACGTTGCAAAAGCAGTTGAAGAAATTAAAGCTGGTAAAGTTGAATACCGTGCGGACAAAGCTGGAATCATCCACGCGCCAATCGGAAAAGTATCATTCGACAATGAAAAACTAGTAGAAAACTTCTTGACGGTTTTTGATACGATTGAAAAAGCAAAACCTGCAGCTTCAAAAGGCACATACATGAGGTCTGTTAACGTAACGACTACAATGGGTCCTGCTGTGAAAATTGATACAACAAGTGTTAAAGTTCAAAAATAA
- the rplK gene encoding 50S ribosomal protein L11 encodes MAKKVSTIVKLQIPAAKANPAPPVGPALGQAGVNIMGFCKEFNARTADQAGLIIPVEITVFEDRSFTFITKTPPAAVLLKVAANLQKGSGEPNKTKVATVKRDKVREIAEQKMPDLNAASVEAAMAMVEGTARSMGITIED; translated from the coding sequence GTGGCTAAAAAAGTTTCTACGATTGTTAAACTACAAATTCCTGCAGCGAAAGCGAACCCGGCTCCACCAGTTGGACCCGCGCTAGGTCAAGCAGGTGTGAACATTATGGGATTCTGTAAAGAGTTCAACGCTCGTACAGCAGATCAAGCAGGTCTAATTATTCCTGTTGAAATCACTGTATTTGAAGACCGTTCATTTACATTCATTACAAAAACTCCACCTGCGGCAGTATTGCTAAAGGTTGCAGCTAATCTTCAAAAAGGTTCAGGTGAACCGAATAAAACGAAGGTAGCAACTGTAAAACGCGACAAAGTACGCGAAATTGCAGAACAAAAGATGCCAGACTTGAACGCTGCATCAGTTGAAGCGGCGATGGCGATGGTTGAAGGTACTGCACGCAGTATGGGAATCACTATCGAAGACTGA
- the nusG gene encoding transcription termination/antitermination protein NusG, with protein sequence MEKNWYVVHTYSGYENKVKANLEARVETMGMQDKIFRVIVPEEEETDFKDGKKRTVMKKTFPGYVLVEIIMTDDSWYVVRNTPGVTGFIGSSGGGAKPTPLLEEEVDFILKQMGVKESMAEMDISLGELVQVLEGPFADFQGKIEEIDQDKRKVKVAVDMFGRETKMELDFVQVKKI encoded by the coding sequence ATGGAAAAGAATTGGTATGTCGTTCATACGTATTCTGGTTATGAGAACAAAGTAAAGGCAAACCTGGAAGCCCGTGTTGAAACGATGGGTATGCAAGATAAGATTTTCCGAGTTATCGTCCCGGAAGAAGAAGAGACAGATTTTAAAGACGGTAAAAAACGTACAGTCATGAAGAAAACGTTCCCTGGATATGTTCTGGTGGAAATCATCATGACGGATGATTCATGGTATGTTGTACGAAATACTCCTGGCGTTACTGGCTTTATCGGTTCTTCAGGTGGTGGCGCAAAGCCGACTCCGCTACTTGAGGAAGAAGTCGATTTTATCTTGAAACAAATGGGCGTGAAAGAAAGCATGGCTGAAATGGATATTTCACTTGGCGAGCTCGTTCAAGTGCTTGAAGGTCCATTTGCTGATTTCCAAGGAAAAATCGAGGAAATCGATCAAGATAAGCGAAAAGTTAAAGTGGCTGTGGATATGTTCGGTCGCGAAACGAAGATGGAATTGGATTTCGTCCAAGTTAAAAAAATATAA
- the secE gene encoding preprotein translocase subunit SecE: protein MGKITGFLKDVVSEMRKVSWPKKEQLTKYTIVVLVTVAFMAVYFALTDLGISSLMEWYINF, encoded by the coding sequence ATGGGGAAGATTACCGGGTTTCTTAAAGACGTAGTCTCAGAAATGAGAAAAGTAAGTTGGCCAAAGAAAGAACAGCTAACGAAATACACGATTGTAGTTCTTGTGACGGTCGCGTTTATGGCGGTCTATTTTGCTCTAACGGATTTAGGGATTTCAAGTTTGATGGAATGGTACATTAACTTTTAA
- the rpmG gene encoding 50S ribosomal protein L33 → MAKKIMLSCDVCGSRNYSVPARNNNPSERLTLKKFCKHCNSHTVHRQTA, encoded by the coding sequence ATGGCTAAAAAAATTATGTTGAGCTGCGATGTCTGTGGATCACGCAATTATTCGGTTCCGGCACGCAATAACAATCCGTCGGAGCGTTTGACATTAAAGAAGTTTTGCAAACATTGTAATTCGCATACTGTGCATAGACAAACTGCATAA
- the sigH gene encoding RNA polymerase sporulation sigma factor SigH — translation MEKTYIDGRVLDFTALSDEEIILIIHTGNTDALDYLITKYRSFVSLKGRSYFLTGGDREDIIQEGMIGLYKAIRDFRPDRLSSFKGFAELCITRQIITAIKTATRQKHIPLNSSISLDKPVYAEDSDRTLLDMLSGSVHDDPEDLIIHQEDYSHMEKEMNKVLSALEKEVLALYLDGQSYQEISFELNRQVKSVDNALQRIKRKLERYMQFDAVR, via the coding sequence GTGGAAAAAACATACATCGATGGTAGAGTTTTAGACTTCACTGCGTTGTCCGACGAAGAAATTATTCTAATTATTCATACTGGCAACACGGATGCGCTTGATTATCTCATTACAAAATATCGTTCATTTGTTAGTTTGAAAGGGCGGTCTTATTTTTTAACGGGCGGAGATCGTGAAGATATTATCCAAGAAGGCATGATTGGCTTGTATAAAGCGATACGCGATTTCAGGCCGGATCGATTAAGTTCGTTTAAAGGGTTCGCGGAGCTATGCATAACCAGGCAAATCATTACCGCGATCAAAACTGCGACGCGCCAAAAACATATTCCGCTTAACTCTTCAATTTCGTTGGACAAGCCAGTTTACGCGGAAGACTCCGACCGCACGTTGCTCGACATGTTATCGGGTTCGGTCCATGATGATCCTGAAGATTTAATCATTCATCAGGAAGATTATAGTCACATGGAAAAAGAAATGAACAAAGTGCTTAGTGCCCTTGAGAAAGAAGTGTTAGCGCTTTATTTAGACGGTCAATCTTACCAAGAAATATCTTTCGAGTTGAATCGGCAAGTAAAGTCAGTTGACAACGCATTACAACGAATAAAACGAAAACTTGAACGATACATGCAATTTGACGCTGTAAGATAG
- a CDS encoding NYN domain-containing protein: MEKKNVLLVDGYNIIGAWGELQRLKKHQLADARDLLIERMAEYKAYMGWRVIVVFDAYMVPGIEKKKRTHDVEVLFTRENETADERIEKLVSELGGRRVQIHVATSDLTEQWIIFAQGALRKSARELEIEMREITNLITKSVKNFEEQRPVSKIDLTDEIKEIFEKWRRGMK; the protein is encoded by the coding sequence ATGGAAAAGAAAAATGTTCTTCTTGTCGATGGCTATAATATTATCGGTGCATGGGGGGAACTGCAAAGACTGAAAAAACACCAGTTGGCAGATGCACGGGATTTGCTTATTGAAAGAATGGCCGAATACAAGGCATACATGGGATGGCGAGTCATTGTCGTTTTCGATGCGTATATGGTGCCTGGAATCGAGAAAAAGAAACGAACACATGACGTAGAGGTTTTATTCACAAGAGAAAACGAAACAGCCGATGAGCGAATTGAAAAACTCGTGTCTGAACTTGGTGGTCGGCGTGTCCAAATTCATGTCGCCACATCGGATTTAACCGAGCAGTGGATCATCTTTGCCCAAGGTGCACTGCGCAAATCGGCACGGGAACTTGAAATTGAAATGAGAGAGATTACTAATTTAATAACAAAAAGTGTGAAAAACTTTGAAGAGCAACGACCCGTGTCGAAGATTGATTTAACTGACGAAATTAAGGAAATATTTGAAAAGTGGCGGCGCGGAATGAAATAA
- the rlmB gene encoding 23S rRNA (guanosine(2251)-2'-O)-methyltransferase RlmB, translated as MTEIESEMLGGKNPIVEALRSGRELNKIWIAEGLNKKSIGEILSLAREAKVIVQSVPKQKLDSMLDVNHQGIIASVAAYRYAELDDLFEVAADRGEDPLFVILDELEDPHNLGSILRTADASGVHGVIIPRRRSVGLTAVVAKASTGAIEHVPVVRVNNLSQTVDELKKRGVWIAGTDALGSADYRKMDATLPLAVIIGSEGKGMSRILKEKCDFLYHLPMRGRVTSLNASVAASLLMYEVLRKRQPAEQ; from the coding sequence ATGACTGAAATTGAATCTGAAATGCTCGGCGGGAAGAACCCGATTGTTGAAGCGCTTCGTTCGGGTCGGGAATTAAATAAAATCTGGATTGCTGAAGGGTTGAATAAAAAAAGCATCGGCGAAATTTTATCGCTTGCAAGAGAGGCGAAAGTAATTGTCCAATCTGTGCCCAAGCAAAAATTAGATAGCATGTTGGATGTGAATCATCAAGGAATTATCGCGTCTGTTGCAGCCTATCGCTACGCGGAACTTGATGATCTTTTTGAAGTCGCGGCTGACCGCGGGGAAGATCCTTTGTTTGTCATTTTAGATGAGCTTGAAGATCCGCATAATTTAGGTTCTATATTACGTACGGCTGATGCATCAGGCGTTCACGGGGTCATCATTCCAAGAAGACGTTCTGTAGGTTTAACGGCAGTCGTGGCGAAAGCATCAACGGGTGCCATCGAACACGTCCCCGTCGTGCGCGTGAATAACTTGTCGCAAACTGTCGATGAATTAAAAAAACGCGGCGTCTGGATTGCGGGAACTGATGCGTTAGGTTCTGCCGATTACCGAAAAATGGATGCAACGCTTCCGCTTGCGGTAATTATCGGGAGTGAAGGGAAAGGCATGTCGCGCATACTAAAAGAAAAATGCGATTTCCTATATCATCTTCCAATGCGTGGACGTGTTACATCGCTAAATGCTTCTGTTGCAGCTTCTCTCCTCATGTATGAAGTGTTGCGAAAGCGCCAACCTGCCGAACAGTAA
- a CDS encoding Mini-ribonuclease 3 → MYVLRDMDVKQLNALALAYMGDAVYEQAVREHLLRSGRVKPNVLHREATKYVAAKSQAAVLQEMLASDYLTEEEAAVMRRGRNAKSGSVPKNTDVGTYKNSSGFEAVLGFLYLLGRTERTEEFIVESIRIIETVKEGETL, encoded by the coding sequence ATGTACGTATTAAGAGACATGGATGTAAAACAATTGAATGCCCTCGCATTGGCGTATATGGGCGACGCGGTTTACGAGCAAGCGGTCCGAGAGCATTTACTGCGTTCGGGCCGCGTTAAGCCGAATGTTTTGCACCGAGAAGCGACAAAATATGTAGCGGCGAAATCGCAAGCCGCTGTTTTGCAGGAGATGTTGGCATCGGACTATTTGACGGAAGAGGAAGCGGCCGTGATGAGACGCGGCCGCAATGCAAAGTCAGGTTCCGTACCGAAGAATACAGATGTCGGCACGTATAAAAACAGCTCGGGCTTCGAGGCTGTTCTCGGCTTTTTATATTTGCTCGGAAGAACCGAAAGAACCGAGGAATTTATCGTCGAATCAATTCGAATCATTGAAACTGTTAAGGAGGGTGAAACGTTATGA